A DNA window from Macadamia integrifolia cultivar HAES 741 chromosome 4, SCU_Mint_v3, whole genome shotgun sequence contains the following coding sequences:
- the LOC122077121 gene encoding transcription factor bHLH48-like, whose amino-acid sequence MELITSPRSRSGNCRDDKQFGGEIQELMTENALQEAAVVPATGNSFTALLGLPPNQAIELLHEPVSVKSQEILAADIWKDSQEEQRTFGSYSFNCSSPIFPSNAALVERAARFSVFAAAEDSPEASSVPSISSENSPKLKAEPADSESNRSSSPILSSAATIPKENQKSTKRKEREKVKGSAKKSKTDGNKDGEKLPYVHVRARRGQATDSHSLAERARREKINARMKLLQELVPGCSKISGTALVLDEIINHVQSLQRQVELLSMRLAAVNPRIDFSLDNLLAVESGCLSTGSFPSTVAVEPVMWSELQFNGARCQQHQNQHQQLWEVDVQQPPLWERDNYNNYHPSENSVFSYNSSADSVSMHPNQLKMELLKLG is encoded by the exons ATGGAGCTGATTACAAGTCCAAGGAGCAGATCTGGGAATTGCAGAGACGATAAACAATTCGGTGGAGAAATTCAGGAACTAATGACGGAAAATGCTCTTCAAGAGGCGGCAGTAGTGCCTGCAACCGGAAACTCTTTCACTGCTCTCCTTGGTCTCCCACCGAACCAAGCAATAGAGCTTCTTCACGAACCAGTGTCAGTGAAATCTCAGGAGATCCTGGCAGCAGATATCTGGAAAGATAGTCAAGAAGAACAGAGAACCTTTGGCAGCTACTCATTCAACTGCAGCTCTCCAATATTCCCTTCAAATGCTGCCCTAGTCGAACGAGCCGCAAGGTTCTCAGTCTTCGCTGCCGCAGAAGATTCGCCTGAAGCGAGTTCGGTTCCGTCGATTTCAAGCGAGAATTCTCCCAAATTGAAGGCAGAGCCGGCTGATTCGGAGTCCAACCGGAGCTCATCCCCGATTCTCTCCTCCGCTGCAACTATACCAAAGGAGAACCAGAAATCAACTAAGCGCAAGGAACGGGAGAAG GTCAAAGGATCTGCAAAAAAGAGCAAAACCGATGGAAACAAAGATGGTGAGAAGCTTCCTTACGTTCACGTTCGAGCTCGTCGTGGGCAAGCTACTGACAGCCATAGCCTAGCTGAAAGA gcgaggagagagaaaatcaacgCACGGATGAAGCTCCTTCAAGAACTGGTTCCCGGTTGTAGCAAG ATATCGGGTACGGCTCTGGTGCTGGACGAGATCATAAACCACGTACAGTCACTGCAGCGTCAAGTGGAG CTCCTATCAATGAGACTTGCAGCGGTTAACCCGAGAATCGACTTCAGCCTTGACAACTTACTGGCTGTAGAA AGTGGATGCCTAAGTACTGGTAGCTTCCCCAGCACAGTAGCAGTTGAGCCAGTGATGTGGTCTGAACTTCAATTCAATGGAGCAAGATGTCAACAACATCAAAATCAGCATCAGCAGTTGTGGGAAGTTGATGTGCAGCAACCACCACTTTGGGAGAGAGACAATTACAACAATTATCATCCATCGGAGAATTCTGTTTTCAGTTACAACTCCTCAGCAGACTCGG
- the LOC122075250 gene encoding LOW QUALITY PROTEIN: DNA damage-repair/toleration protein DRT100-like (The sequence of the model RefSeq protein was modified relative to this genomic sequence to represent the inferred CDS: deleted 1 base in 1 codon) — translation MKDYINVTTDKFPCLQLPSLQRLTNLVAVVHCFTTHLSEMGHLIFSIVAVLVAVTIPVIYSCPPSDRAALLAFKAALHEPYLGIFNSWSGNDCCQNWYGVSCDPTTRRVADINLRGESEDPIFEKAGRSGFMTGTISSSICNLMYLTNIVIADWKGISSTIPTCITSISYLRILDLIGNRLTGQIPSDIGRLKRLTVLNIADNQISGGIPSSIVNLPSLMHLDLRNNRISSEIPSDFGKLTMLSRALLSRNQIYGPIPSSISNIYRLADLDLSENQISGQIPESLGRVRVLSTLNLDSNRISGRIPASLLGSSGISILNLSRNSIEGFIPDSFGKRSYFTTLDLSYNKLRGQIPKSISSAAYIGHLDLSYNHLCGKIPAGSPFDHLEASSFVSNDCLCGVPLKAC, via the exons ATGAAAGATTATATAAACGTCACAACTGACAAGTTCCCATGCTTACAGCTGCCTAGCCTTCAACGGCTAACGAATTTGGTAGCAGTGGTACACTGCTTCACTACCCATTTGTCAGAGATGGGTCACCTCATCTTCTCCATCGTCGCCGTCCTCGTCGCCGTTACAATACCAGTCATTTACTCCTGCCCGCCGTCAGACCGGGCAGCACTTCTAGCCTTCAAAGCAGCATTACATGAACCATACTTGGGCATCTTCAACTCATGGTCGGGCAATGACTGTTGCCAAAACTGGTACGGCGTTAGCTGCGACCCTACAACTCGTCGTGTCGCCGACATAAACCTCCGGGGAGAATCCGAAGACCCCATCTTCGAGAAAGCCGGTCGTTCTGGATTCATGACTGGTACAATCTCTTCC TCCATTTGCAATCTCATGTACCTAACCAACATCGTCATCGCCGACTGGAAAGGAATCTCCAGTACTATCCCCACCTGCATCACCTCCATCTCTTACCTCCGAATCCTCGACCTCATCGGAAACCGACTCACCGGTCAAATTCCGTCCGACATCGGAAGGCTTAAGAGACTCACCGTCCTCAACATCGCCGATAATCAAATCTCCGGAGGGATTCCGTCATCGATAGTCAACCTTCCTAGCTTAATGCACCTGGATCTTCGCAATAATCGCATCTCCAGTGAGATCCCTAGCGACTTCGGGAAGCTCACGATGCTGAGCAGAGCGTTACTGAGTCGGAATCAGATCTACGGACCGATTCCGAGTTCGATCTCGAACATCTACCGACTCGCCGATTTAGATCTGTCGGAGAACCAGATCTCCGGACAGATTCCGGAGTCACTGGGGAGAGTACGGGTTCTGTCGACACTGAACCTAGACAGCAACCGAATCTCCGGCCGGATCCCGGCGAGTTTACTTGGAAGCTCGGGCATAAGTATACTAAACCTGAGCCGAAACTCGATCGAAGGTTTCATACCGGATTCTTTCGGGAAGAGATCGTACTTCACGACTCTTGACCTATCGTACAACAAATTGAGAGGTCAGATACCAAAGTCGATATCGTCGGCGGCGTATATAGGTCACCTGGATCTCAGCTACAACCATCTCTGCGGCAAGATTCCGGCGGGGTCACCGTTCGATCATCTTGAAGCGTCATCGTTTGTTAGCAATGATTGCCTGTGTGGGGTTCCGCTCAAAGCTTGTTGA